Below is a window of Clostridium sp. JN-1 DNA.
TGTACATTGGGTCCGGTAATACATCTCTCTTAGGTATATATCCTTTTCTTGGCACTTTTCTTCCCTCCTTAACATTTTAAATTTAAGTTCATCGGTACTCGATAATCATACGAATATAATATACAATTACCGTAAAGTGCTTTGTACTCCTGCAAAAATCTATATAAATGCTGAAGACATAGCACTATTTTCAACTTAAATTACCAAAACATTATTTTTGTTTTGGTTTTTTTGCACCATATTTTGATCTTGATTGTAATCTGTTAGCCACTCCTGCTGCATCTAGGGCACCTCTAACTATATGATATCTAACACCTGGAAGATCCTTAACTCTTCCTCCTCTTATAAGAACAACACTATGTTCTTGTAAGTTGTGTCCTACTCCAGGTATGTAAGCAGTAACTTCAAAACCATTTGTTAATCTAACCCTTGCAATTTTTCTTAAAGCTGAGTTAGGCTTCTTTGGTGTTGCAGTCTTTACTACTGTACAAACTCCTCTTTTTTGAGGACATTCTTTTAGTGCTGGTGCTGTTGATTTAGCACTTGTTGTCTTTCTACCTTTTCTTACTAATTGGCTAATAGTTGGCATAGCTACACCTCCTCATCGAATGTTATGCATCAAAATTTATATTAGATGTATAACTAATAATAAACTTTATATTAAATTAATGATATAAACTTAAACTACTATTGTTACTTTAAAATAACAACTGTTGATGCACCTACATCTATAGCACATAAATGTCCTAATTCCTTCATTGTAGGTACATATATGATCTTCAGGGAGTTTTCTTCAGCTAAATTAATAACCGGACTTACTAACTTTTCATCGGCATCTTTAGCTATATAAATAGTATCTGCTTTACAACTTTTTATAGCTTTAATTGTCTGTTTTATACCAATTACTTTATTGCCTTCAAGTCTTGAAACCATAAATCTTTCCCCCTTACAATATTGCAGGGTCAGAGTTTTACACTTTGCCCTGCAGTAAAACACACAGGTGTATTTTATCATTTTCAAACTACTATGTCAATAAGTTATTTAAGCATGTATTTCATCACTTAATCGTTTTGCTTCTTCTTCACCGTCAGTATTAATCTTTATTGATCTATACCTTGTCATTCCCGTACCTGCAGGTATCAATTTTCCTATAATTACATTTTCTTTTAATCCTAGAAGTGGATCTACTTTACCTTTTATAGCTGCATCAGTAAGTACTCTTGTAGTTTCTTGGAAAGATGCTGCCGATAAGAAGGAATCTGTGGCAAGTGCTGCTTTAGTTATTCCAAGCAGTGCAACTCTACCTTCTGCAGGGGTCTTACCTTCTGCTTCAGCTTTTTTATTTGCATCTTCAAAGTCAAACATATCTATCATAGTTCCTGGAAGTAATTCGGTATCTCCTGGGTCTTCAATCTTTATCTTTCTAGTCATCTGTCTTATTACTACTTCAAGATGCTTATCATTTATATCAACACCCTGCAGTCTATAAACTTTCTGAACTTCTGATAAAAGATAGTTTTTAACTCCTTGAACTCCCTTTATCCTCAAAATATCATGTGGATTAACAGATCCTTCTGTTACTTCATCTCCGGCATTTATTTCATCACCATTAGATACTTTAAGTCTTGAACCAAATGGTATATCATATGTGACTTCTTCACCACTTTGAGTAACAACTATAACAGTTCTCTTTTTCTTGGTTTCTTCCATCTTTACTGTACCTGAAACTTCACTTACAATAGCAAGACCTTTTGGTTTTCTTGCTTCAAATAATTCCTCAACTCTTGGAAGACCTTGAGTTATATCTGATCCAGCAACACCACCTGTGTGGAATGTTCTCATTGTAAGCTGGGTACCAGGCTCTCCAATACTTTGGGCTGCTATTATTCCAACTGACTCACCTATGTTTATCTTCTGAGCCGTAGCCATATTCATTCCATAGCATTTTGCACAAACACCATGTTTTGCCTTACATGTAAATACTGATCTTATCTTTACCTTTTTCAAGCCAGATTTTTCTACCTTTTCAGCAAGCTTCATATCCATATAAGTATCTTTAGGAACTATAACTTCTCCAGTATTTGGATCTATCATATCTTCTGCAGAGTATCTTCCTGTAAGTCTCTCTGATAAACTTTCTATTACTTCATTTCCTTCTTTTATTTCTGAAACTTCAAATCCATTATGAGTTCCACAATCTTCTTCTCTTACTATAACATCCTGACTTACATCAACAAGTCTTCTTGTTAAGTATCCAGAATCGGCTGTCTTTAACGCAGTATCGGCATTACCTTTTCTAGCTCCATGAGTAGATATAAAGTACTCCAATACATCAAGACCTTCTCTAAAGGATGATCTTATAGGAAGTTCGATAATTTTACCTGATGGATTAGCCATAAGACCTCTCATACCTGCTAATTGTTTTATCTGACTCTTTGAACCTCTGGCTCCAGAGTCTGCCATCATGAATATAGGATTGAACTTATCGAGATTTTCCATTAAGGCATCTGCTACATCCTCAGTTGTTTTGGTCCACTTTTCTATAACCCTCTCATATCTTTCGTCTTCTGATATAAAGCCCCTTCTATACATCTTTTCAATCTTGTCGACAGCTGCATCTGCATCTGCAAGCAAAGTTTTCTTAGCTTCTGGGACAACCATATCTGAAGTAGAAACTGTTATAGCACCTATAGTTGAATAATGGTATCCTTTTGCTTTTATCTTATCAAGCATTATAGATGTCTGAGTTGCACCATGTTTCATATAACATTTATTTATAACTTCGCCTAAGTTTTTCTTAGTAACAAGAAAATCTATTTCTAATTTAAATTCATTTTCAGGTTTACTTCTATCTATAAAACCTAAATCCTGAGGAATTGATTCGTTAAATATAATCTTACCTGGAGTTGTTTGTATTATTCCAGTAACCTTTTCCCCATCTTTAATCTTAGTCAACCTTACTTTAATCTTTGCATGTATATCTATCTGCTTTAATTGATAAGCCATAATTACTTCATCTGGAGATGAGAATATTCTTCCCTCACCTTTTACGTTATCCTTATCTGTTGTCAAATAATAAGAACCCAATACCATATCCTGTGTAGGAACTACAACTGGCTTACCATCTGATGGTTTAAGTATGTTATGTGCAGCAAGCATTAAAAATCTAGCTTCAGATTGAGCTTCAACAGATAGTGGAACATGGACTGCCATTTGGTCACCATCAAAATCAGCATTATATGCTGTACATGCAAGTGGATGTAATTTTATTGCCCTACCTTCTACAAGTACTGGTTGAAATGCCTGTATTCCAAGTCTATGAAGCGTAGGGGCACGATTTAATAGTACTGGATGATCTTCTATAACTTCTTCTAATACATCCCAAACTTGCGGCTGAACTCTTTCTACCATTCTCTTTGCACTTTTTATGTTATGAGATAAACCACTCTCCACTAATTTCTTCATTACAAAAGGTTTAAATAGTTCAAGTGCCATTTCCTTTGGAAGTCCGCATTGATACATTCTAAGTTCTGGTCCAACAACTATAACTGAACGTCCTGAGTAGTCAACACGTTTTCCAAGTAAGTTTTGTCTAAACCTTCCTTGTTTACCCTTAAGCATATCTGATAGTGATTTTAAAGGTCTATTTCCAGGTCCAGTTACTG
It encodes the following:
- a CDS encoding ribosomal L7Ae/L30e/S12e/Gadd45 family protein — encoded protein: MVSRLEGNKVIGIKQTIKAIKSCKADTIYIAKDADEKLVSPVINLAEENSLKIIYVPTMKELGHLCAIDVGASTVVILK
- the rpoC gene encoding DNA-directed RNA polymerase subunit beta', yielding MFELNNFDALQIGLASPEKIREWSRGEVKKPETINYRTLKPERDGLFCERIFGPIKDWECHCGKYKRIRYKGIVCDRCGVEVTKAKVRRERMGHIELAAPVSHIWYFKGIPSRMGLILDMSPRSLEKVLYFASYVVLNPKETPLLKKQLLNEKEYREAVDKYGDDSFTAGMGAEPIKKLLEEIDLDQLSDELKKNLKTSTGQKKVRIIRRYEVVESFKKSGNRPEWMVIDVIPVIPPDLRPMVQLDGGRFATSDLNDLYRRVINRNNRLKKLLDLGAPDIIVRNEKRMLQEAVDALIDNGRRGRAVTGPGNRPLKSLSDMLKGKQGRFRQNLLGKRVDYSGRSVIVVGPELRMYQCGLPKEMALELFKPFVMKKLVESGLSHNIKSAKRMVERVQPQVWDVLEEVIEDHPVLLNRAPTLHRLGIQAFQPVLVEGRAIKLHPLACTAYNADFDGDQMAVHVPLSVEAQSEARFLMLAAHNILKPSDGKPVVVPTQDMVLGSYYLTTDKDNVKGEGRIFSSPDEVIMAYQLKQIDIHAKIKVRLTKIKDGEKVTGIIQTTPGKIIFNESIPQDLGFIDRSKPENEFKLEIDFLVTKKNLGEVINKCYMKHGATQTSIMLDKIKAKGYHYSTIGAITVSTSDMVVPEAKKTLLADADAAVDKIEKMYRRGFISEDERYERVIEKWTKTTEDVADALMENLDKFNPIFMMADSGARGSKSQIKQLAGMRGLMANPSGKIIELPIRSSFREGLDVLEYFISTHGARKGNADTALKTADSGYLTRRLVDVSQDVIVREEDCGTHNGFEVSEIKEGNEVIESLSERLTGRYSAEDMIDPNTGEVIVPKDTYMDMKLAEKVEKSGLKKVKIRSVFTCKAKHGVCAKCYGMNMATAQKINIGESVGIIAAQSIGEPGTQLTMRTFHTGGVAGSDITQGLPRVEELFEARKPKGLAIVSEVSGTVKMEETKKKRTVIVVTQSGEEVTYDIPFGSRLKVSNGDEINAGDEVTEGSVNPHDILRIKGVQGVKNYLLSEVQKVYRLQGVDINDKHLEVVIRQMTRKIKIEDPGDTELLPGTMIDMFDFEDANKKAEAEGKTPAEGRVALLGITKAALATDSFLSAASFQETTRVLTDAAIKGKVDPLLGLKENVIIGKLIPAGTGMTRYRSIKINTDGEEEAKRLSDEIHA
- the rpsL gene encoding 30S ribosomal protein S12, whose protein sequence is MPTISQLVRKGRKTTSAKSTAPALKECPQKRGVCTVVKTATPKKPNSALRKIARVRLTNGFEVTAYIPGVGHNLQEHSVVLIRGGRVKDLPGVRYHIVRGALDAAGVANRLQSRSKYGAKKPKQK